The DNA sequence CCGCGGCCTTATGAATGGCGCGGCGAATGTCAGCATAGGTTCCGCAGCGGCAGATATTTCCGGCCATCGCCGTATCGATATCCTGATCGCTGGGTTTGGGTTTTTGCGTCAGCAGCGCGGTTGCAGCCAGAATCTGCCCCGATTGACAGTAGCCGCATTGAGGCACGCTCAATTCCTGCCAGGCATTCTGAAGGGCAGCCCCGACCTTGCCTTCCAGACCTTCGATCGTCGTGATCTTACGACCAGCGACGGCGCTGATCGGCGTTACACAGCTGCGCAGGGGTTCACCATCGACGAGTACGGTACACGCTCCACACTGGGCCATGCCGCAGCCGTATTTGGTGCCGGTGAGTCCAACCAGATCACGCAGGGCCCAGAGCACAGGCATCTCGGCCTCGGCGTCCACCTTCACGGTTTGGCCATTGATGTTTAAATCATAGGCTGCCATCTTGAACCTCATATCTTGCAGGGTTGAAAAACGGGAAATTTTTCATTGCGAACAATGGGATGACTTTCGCATAACCGATGGGGGCTTGGATAGGGATTTTGAGTTGACGGGGGGTTGATACCAGGCCGGGAAGCATGGATAAGGCGGGACCGAAGCCCCACCTTGTCAGACGTGATCAGGGAGCGGCCGCAGGTTTTCCGGTCGCAGGTGCAGGACCAAGCTTCTCCCAAAGGTAGACGAAGCTCAAGGCCTGGCGTTCGGCCAGCTGCTGCAGGTTTGCGCTGGCGCTGTGTCCGCCTTCGATGTTTTCAAAGTAAAGGAAAGGTTTCTTCAGATCAGCCATGCGCGCCGCCATTTTCCGCGCGTGACCAGGATGCACGCGGTCATCCTTGGTCGACGTCATGAAGAAGACTTCCGGATATTTCTTATCAGCCTTCAGATTCTGAAACGGCGAATACTTCGCAATGTAAGACGCCTGTTTCGGATCATCAGGGTTGCCGTATTCCGCCATCCAGCTGGCGCCAGCGAGCAGACGGTGAAAGCGCATCATGTCCAGCAAAGGCACCTGGCACACGACGGCATTGAAAAGCTCAGGATTCTGGGTGAACGTCGCGCCCATCAAAAGACCACCGTTGCTGCCGCCTTGGATACCAAGATGTGCGGGCGTCGTGACCTTTTTAGCGATCAGATCTTTGGCCACCGAACTGAAATCATCAAAAGCCTTCTGGCGATTTTCCTTCAGAGCCGCCTGATGCCAGGTCGGGCCGAATTCCCCGCCGCCGCGGATGTTGGCCAGGACGTAAACCCCGCCGCGTTCCAGCCACAGCTTACCTGCCACGGTCAGATACGAGGGCTGCATGGAGACTTCAAATCCACCGTAAGCATAAAGCAGGGTGGGATTCTGTCCATTCATCGCCAGATCTTTGCGATGGATCAGGAAATAAGGGATTTTTGTGCCATCGGTGCTGCTGGCGAATTCCTGGCGAATCTCGAGTCCATCCGCTTTGAAACGCGCCGGCAGCTGCATGACGAGCTGCTTTTGCATCGTCGCGCCATCCATCGCATAAAGGCTGGTGGGAGTCAGGAAATCTTCGTAGCTCAGAAGGATGCGATTGCTGTCTTCATCCACCGAACGGAAATTGATCGTGCCCTTGTCATCCAAAGGCAGAAGCTGCGACGCCCATTTTTTGTCTTTCAACTCAAAGCGCAGCA is a window from the Oligoflexus sp. genome containing:
- a CDS encoding (2Fe-2S)-binding protein, whose protein sequence is MAAYDLNINGQTVKVDAEAEMPVLWALRDLVGLTGTKYGCGMAQCGACTVLVDGEPLRSCVTPISAVAGRKITTIEGLEGKVGAALQNAWQELSVPQCGYCQSGQILAATALLTQKPKPSDQDIDTAMAGNICRCGTYADIRRAIHKAA